Proteins from a single region of Nitratidesulfovibrio sp.:
- a CDS encoding DUF935 domain-containing protein gives MDRLSSAARAFTRTFMPSGGLQTRDGATADAPLDAALEGRSSAAPLLYWERWANLTHGLTPARLKNILQSADDGDILQQHVLFADMEDRCEHLAAELAKRKRALLTLDWEILPGRAGDAAARRVADAVREQFDALANVDDLFLDMADGVGHGFAALEIEWGREGKLHLPQAFHFRPQTWFQTPPHDRNALRLRDGTAQGAELETLGWVLHTHRSRSGWLARAGLFRVLAWSYLIRSYALASNAAYVEVHGMPFRLGKYPAASTEEDKAALLRALQALGRDAAGIIPQGMEIIFQTPPNSTHDHFGVLVDRCERGMSKAILGGTLTSQADGKSSTNALGAVHNEIRHDLLTSDALQIAGTLTRQVLAPLAVLNSGVADARLLPWFRFDTRQAADIATYADALPKLSGVMRIPAAWAHEKLKIPLPQGDEEVLGTRAAGADAGDDGADDEGADDGDAEGRAAAVALADAHGDADGDGGAPYPDQQALDDAEIPDGAMLAAMEELLEPLMQELRDGAEPADLLARLAELYPRMEGRKLEDLLARALFVSEVWGRVSAGEDA, from the coding sequence ATGGATCGTTTGTCTAGCGCCGCGCGCGCCTTTACCCGCACCTTCATGCCTTCGGGCGGCCTGCAAACCCGCGACGGGGCCACGGCGGATGCCCCGCTGGACGCGGCGCTGGAAGGCCGTTCCAGCGCCGCGCCCCTGCTGTACTGGGAACGCTGGGCCAACCTTACCCACGGCCTCACGCCCGCCCGGCTGAAGAACATCCTGCAATCCGCAGACGATGGCGACATCCTGCAACAGCACGTCCTGTTCGCGGACATGGAAGACCGCTGCGAACACCTTGCGGCGGAACTGGCCAAACGCAAGCGGGCGCTGCTGACGCTGGACTGGGAAATCCTGCCGGGGCGGGCAGGGGATGCGGCGGCGCGCCGCGTGGCCGACGCCGTGCGCGAACAGTTCGACGCGCTGGCCAACGTGGATGACCTGTTTCTGGACATGGCCGACGGCGTGGGCCACGGCTTTGCCGCGCTGGAAATAGAATGGGGGCGCGAGGGCAAGCTGCACCTGCCGCAGGCGTTCCACTTCCGCCCGCAGACGTGGTTCCAGACCCCGCCGCACGACCGCAACGCCCTGCGCCTGCGCGACGGCACGGCACAAGGCGCGGAACTGGAAACGCTGGGCTGGGTGCTGCATACCCACCGGTCCCGCTCCGGCTGGCTGGCCCGCGCCGGGCTGTTCCGCGTGCTGGCGTGGAGCTACCTTATCCGGTCCTACGCGCTGGCCTCCAACGCTGCCTATGTGGAAGTTCACGGCATGCCCTTTCGCCTGGGCAAGTACCCGGCAGCCAGCACGGAAGAAGACAAGGCGGCCCTGCTGCGGGCGTTGCAGGCCCTTGGCCGCGATGCGGCGGGCATCATCCCGCAGGGCATGGAGATCATCTTCCAGACGCCGCCCAACTCCACCCACGACCACTTCGGCGTGCTGGTGGACCGCTGCGAACGCGGCATGTCCAAGGCCATTCTGGGCGGCACCCTGACCAGCCAGGCCGACGGCAAAAGCAGCACCAACGCGCTGGGCGCGGTACACAACGAGATTCGCCACGACCTGCTGACCTCGGACGCGCTGCAAATCGCGGGCACGCTGACCCGGCAGGTACTGGCCCCGCTTGCCGTGCTGAACTCGGGCGTGGCCGACGCCCGGCTGCTGCCGTGGTTCCGGTTCGACACCCGGCAGGCGGCGGACATCGCCACTTACGCCGACGCGCTGCCCAAGCTGTCCGGGGTGATGCGCATCCCCGCCGCGTGGGCGCATGAAAAGCTGAAGATTCCCCTGCCGCAGGGTGACGAGGAAGTGCTGGGCACCCGCGCCGCCGGTGCTGATGCGGGTGACGATGGTGCGGACGATGAAGGCGCGGACGATGGCGATGCGGAAGGCCGGGCCGCCGCCGTGGCGCTGGCCGATGCGCACGGGGACGCAGATGGTGACGGCGGCGCGCCGTACCCGGACCAGCAGGCGCTGGACGACGCCGAGATTCCCGACGGGGCCATGCTGGCCGCCATGGAAGAACTGCTGGAGCCGCTGATGCAGGAACTGCGCGACGGCGCGGAACCGGCGGACCTGCTGGCCCGCCTTGCCGAACTGTACCCCCGGATGGAGGGCCGCAAGCTGGAAGACCTGCTGGCGCGGGCGCTGTTCGTCAGCGAGGTGTGGGGGCGCGTCAGCGCGGGGGAGGATGCCTGA
- the terL gene encoding phage terminase large subunit: protein MQIQAECRSFPADASTSARRREMAHESFSFFRRTYFPHYVKSDRDSALHIWLDEELPGIVAAPEGVKLAVAAPRGEAKSTYVALFFVLWCVLTGRKRYLLLIADALEQAAALLEAVKVELEANPRIGMDFPDAAGQGRVWNVGTIVTRSNVKLQALGAGKRMRGLRHGPHRPDLAVLDDLENDENVLKPEQRDKLQGWLQRTVLSLGPADDSMDVIYVGTILHYDSVLARTLQKPLWRGKRFRAVIRWPDRMDLWDRWEGILRAEGADAARAFHAANAADMERNAEVSWPSMRPLYKLMLKRAEDHAAFDAEQQNDPLSGDDAPFAACITFWVDRRADWLFFGAVDPSLGKHGAGRDPSAILVGGFHRPTMTLDLVEALIRKRHPDRIIEDVIAAHLEYRCLLWGVEAVQFQEFFAHVLAQRAVARGIAIPVQPVVNSTDKHLRIETLQPYMVQGRIRLHPSQQTLIDQLRHFPKADHDDGPDALEMLWRMASGGFVSLRDAFTAAPRRSPFHDMDTDGDDHGLHGSFV from the coding sequence ATGCAAATACAGGCTGAATGCCGGTCATTTCCTGCCGACGCCTCCACGTCTGCAAGGCGGCGAGAGATGGCGCACGAAAGCTTTTCCTTTTTCCGTCGTACCTATTTTCCGCACTACGTCAAGAGCGATAGAGATTCTGCTCTTCATATATGGCTGGACGAGGAACTGCCCGGCATCGTGGCCGCGCCGGAAGGCGTGAAGCTGGCCGTGGCCGCCCCGCGCGGCGAGGCCAAGTCCACCTATGTGGCGTTGTTCTTCGTGCTGTGGTGCGTGCTGACCGGGCGCAAGCGGTACCTGCTGCTGATAGCCGACGCGCTGGAACAGGCCGCCGCCCTGCTGGAGGCGGTGAAGGTGGAACTGGAGGCCAACCCGCGCATCGGCATGGACTTTCCCGATGCCGCCGGGCAGGGCCGGGTGTGGAACGTGGGCACCATCGTTACCCGCAGCAACGTCAAGTTGCAGGCGCTGGGCGCGGGCAAGCGCATGCGCGGCCTGCGCCACGGCCCGCACCGTCCCGACCTTGCCGTGCTGGACGACCTGGAGAACGACGAGAACGTCCTGAAGCCGGAACAGCGCGACAAGCTGCAAGGCTGGCTGCAACGCACGGTGCTGTCCCTTGGCCCGGCGGATGACAGCATGGACGTGATCTACGTTGGCACCATCCTGCACTACGATTCGGTGCTGGCCCGCACGCTGCAAAAGCCCCTGTGGCGGGGCAAGCGGTTCCGGGCCGTCATTCGCTGGCCCGACCGCATGGACCTGTGGGACCGTTGGGAAGGCATCCTGCGCGCCGAAGGGGCGGACGCCGCCCGCGCCTTCCACGCTGCCAACGCGGCGGACATGGAGCGCAACGCCGAGGTATCGTGGCCGTCCATGCGCCCGCTGTACAAGCTGATGCTGAAGCGGGCCGAAGACCACGCCGCCTTCGACGCGGAACAGCAGAACGACCCGCTTTCCGGCGACGACGCCCCCTTTGCCGCCTGCATCACCTTCTGGGTGGACCGCCGGGCGGACTGGCTGTTCTTCGGCGCGGTGGACCCGTCGCTGGGCAAGCACGGCGCGGGGCGCGACCCTTCGGCCATCCTTGTGGGCGGCTTCCACCGGCCCACCATGACGCTGGACCTGGTGGAAGCCCTGATCCGCAAGCGCCACCCCGACCGCATCATAGAAGACGTGATTGCCGCGCACCTTGAATACCGCTGCCTGCTGTGGGGCGTGGAGGCCGTGCAGTTTCAGGAATTCTTCGCCCACGTGCTGGCGCAGCGGGCCGTGGCGCGCGGCATCGCCATTCCCGTGCAGCCGGTGGTCAACAGCACGGACAAGCACCTGCGCATAGAAACCCTGCAACCCTACATGGTGCAGGGGCGCATCCGCCTGCACCCCTCGCAGCAGACGCTGATAGACCAGTTGCGCCACTTCCCCAAGGCCGACCACGACGACGGCCCGGACGCGCTGGAAATGCTGTGGCGCATGGCCAGCGGCGGCTTTGTCAGCCTGCGCGACGCCTTCACGGCGGCCCCGCGCCGCAGCCCCTTCCACGATATGGACACCGACGGAGATGACCATGGGCTTCATGGATCGTTTGTCTAG
- a CDS encoding DUF1804 family protein, which yields MAHAEETRRQLRAAFIYDQLPLEMAATRAGVPASTAARWKRQAKADGDDWDKARTASMLAMGGTDDVARQVLTDYMVQHKTLLDELREGTLKPKERADILASLADSFNKTVAACRRVMPETNELAVALRILNRLAEFVQREYPNHIEAFLEILEPFGETLTQGKEV from the coding sequence GTGGCCCACGCCGAGGAAACCCGGCGGCAACTGCGCGCCGCCTTCATCTACGACCAGTTGCCGCTGGAAATGGCCGCCACCAGGGCGGGCGTGCCCGCGTCCACGGCGGCCCGCTGGAAGCGGCAGGCCAAGGCCGACGGCGACGATTGGGACAAGGCGCGCACCGCCAGCATGCTGGCCATGGGCGGCACCGACGACGTGGCCCGGCAGGTGCTGACCGACTACATGGTGCAGCACAAGACCCTGCTGGACGAACTGCGCGAAGGCACCCTGAAGCCCAAGGAACGCGCGGACATCCTTGCCAGCCTTGCCGACAGCTTCAACAAGACTGTGGCCGCCTGCCGCCGCGTCATGCCGGAAACGAATGAACTTGCAGTGGCGCTGCGTATTCTGAACAGGCTCGCTGAATTCGTACAAAGAGAATATCCGAATCACATTGAGGCATTTCTTGAGATACTGGAGCCATTCGGTGAGACTTTAACACAAGGGAAAGAGGTTTAG
- a CDS encoding transglycosylase SLT domain-containing protein, which yields MVIVVLATLLLGVWLGDFARAASIPREAQAHRSVLVRAARLEWGLGAPVATFAAQVQQESEWKPDAVSPVGAQGLAQFMPSTARWLPMVMPQTGQPAPFNPAWALRAMVAYDLWLHQRVRAATPCDRMAMALAAYNGGLGWVQRDAKLAAARGRNPAAWWGNVEAVNAGRSANAFRENRGYPRRILLTLEPVYEAAGWGGGSCDGGHS from the coding sequence GTGGTGATCGTCGTGCTGGCCACGCTCTTGCTGGGCGTCTGGCTGGGCGACTTTGCCCGCGCCGCATCCATCCCCCGTGAGGCGCAGGCGCACCGCTCCGTGCTGGTGCGCGCGGCCCGGCTGGAATGGGGCCTTGGCGCGCCGGTGGCCACCTTTGCGGCGCAGGTGCAGCAGGAAAGTGAGTGGAAGCCCGACGCCGTGTCCCCCGTGGGTGCGCAGGGGCTGGCGCAGTTCATGCCATCCACCGCCCGCTGGCTGCCCATGGTCATGCCCCAAACCGGCCAGCCCGCCCCCTTCAATCCCGCGTGGGCGTTGCGCGCCATGGTCGCCTACGACCTGTGGCTGCACCAGCGCGTGCGCGCCGCCACCCCTTGCGACCGCATGGCCATGGCCCTTGCCGCCTACAACGGCGGGCTGGGCTGGGTGCAGCGCGACGCCAAACTGGCCGCTGCGCGCGGGCGCAACCCCGCCGCGTGGTGGGGCAACGTGGAGGCCGTCAACGCCGGGCGTTCCGCCAACGCCTTCCGCGAGAATCGCGGTTACCCCCGGCGCATCCTGCTGACGCTGGAACCGGTCTACGAGGCGGCGGGCTGGGGCGGGGGAAGCTGCGATGGGGGGCATTCCTGA
- a CDS encoding putative holin codes for MSILSRLRGIRHTRMLLCSLIAVALWLFLWHASPREALIVTYKLTQVMLAAVVTYWIDRWLFPYARPEGYLCEEWRDRIGSGDWPDGVDDFPVVTESKTLFMVACLRRSFLMGAAMLAVELGL; via the coding sequence GTGTCCATCCTGTCCCGTCTGCGCGGCATCCGGCATACGCGCATGCTGCTGTGCAGCCTGATTGCCGTCGCGCTGTGGCTGTTCCTTTGGCACGCCTCGCCCAGGGAGGCGCTTATCGTCACCTACAAGCTCACTCAGGTCATGCTGGCCGCAGTGGTCACCTACTGGATCGACCGCTGGCTGTTTCCCTACGCCCGGCCCGAAGGCTACCTGTGCGAGGAATGGCGCGACCGCATCGGCTCCGGCGACTGGCCCGATGGCGTCGATGACTTCCCGGTGGTGACGGAATCCAAGACCCTGTTCATGGTCGCCTGCCTGCGTCGCAGCTTCCTGATGGGCGCGGCGATGCTGGCCGTGGAACTGGGACTCTAG
- a CDS encoding Mor transcription activator family protein — MTRDALQIMQHEDSMPAMAREIAGLIGMPDTLRLVEALGGTTFPVPKRGNKLGELRFSMLEQAVGVVSSDILCKQYGGTNLYIPRCADALRRARDTEIIRHFDAEIRTGRTGTEVVAELALRYRLSDRRVWLILKGTDIAPDRQPAPAQGRLV; from the coding sequence ATGACGCGCGATGCCTTGCAGATCATGCAGCACGAGGACAGCATGCCCGCCATGGCCCGCGAGATTGCCGGGCTTATCGGCATGCCCGATACCCTGCGGCTGGTGGAGGCGCTGGGCGGCACGACGTTCCCGGTTCCCAAGCGGGGGAACAAGCTGGGCGAACTTCGCTTCAGCATGCTGGAGCAAGCCGTGGGCGTGGTCTCCTCTGACATCCTGTGCAAGCAGTACGGCGGAACCAACCTGTACATACCCCGCTGTGCCGATGCGTTGCGCAGGGCGCGGGATACGGAGATAATCCGTCATTTCGATGCCGAGATACGGACCGGGCGCACCGGAACGGAAGTTGTCGCGGAGCTCGCCCTGCGATATAGGCTGTCTGACAGGCGCGTCTGGCTGATCTTGAAGGGAACGGATATCGCGCCAGACCGTCAACCTGCCCCAGCACAGGGGCGGCTGGTGTAG
- a CDS encoding regulatory protein GemA, which yields MATSDARPEGRNSLLAKIHIARKDLALGEDVYRDLLERVTGQRSASGLTDRQLVAVVAELRAKGWQPKAAPRKGRKPRVKAGGSALLAKMEALLADNGRPWSYAEAIARRMFGVEKLEWCDADQLKAVMVALVKDARRREGKEEEA from the coding sequence ATGGCGACTTCTGACGCCCGGCCCGAAGGCCGCAATTCACTGCTGGCCAAGATTCACATTGCCCGGAAGGACTTGGCCCTGGGCGAGGACGTTTACCGCGACCTGCTGGAACGGGTGACCGGGCAACGCTCCGCATCCGGCCTGACGGACAGGCAACTGGTGGCCGTGGTGGCCGAACTGCGGGCCAAGGGCTGGCAGCCCAAGGCGGCACCGCGCAAGGGCCGCAAGCCGCGCGTGAAGGCCGGTGGTTCCGCCCTGCTGGCCAAGATGGAGGCGCTGCTGGCCGACAACGGCAGGCCGTGGAGCTACGCGGAAGCCATCGCCCGGCGCATGTTCGGGGTGGAGAAGCTGGAATGGTGCGACGCGGACCAGCTAAAGGCCGTCATGGTGGCGCTGGTAAAGGATGCGCGCCGCCGCGAGGGCAAGGAGGAAGAGGCATGA